Below is a window of Micromonospora chersina DNA.
CCGCCAAGATCCGCGACGACGCCCGGGCCGACGCCGAGGGCATCCGCCAGGACATCCTCGCCAAGGCGCGCGAGGAGTCCGACCGGATCATCGCCGCCGGCAAGGAGCAGCTCGCCGCGGAGCGGGCCACCATCGTGCGCGAGCTGCGCACCGAGGTCGGCACCATCGCGGTGGACCTGGCCAGCCGGATCGTCGGTGAGTCGCTCGCCGACGAGGCGCGGCGCAAGGGCACCGTCGACCGGTTCCTGAGCGGTCTCGAGAGCACGGGGGCCCGCTGATGCAGGCCGCCAGCCGGGAGTCGTACAAGGTCGCGGCGGACCGCCTCGACGCGTACGCCCGCGGCGCGGAGCCGTCGGCGGTGGCCTCCACCGCCGACGACATCCTCTCCGTCGCCGCCCTGCTGCGGCGCGAGCCGCGGCTGCGCCGGGCGCTCTCCGACCCGGCCCGTTCCGGGTCGGATCGGGCCGGCCTGCTCGGCGAGATGCTGCGTGGCAAGATCAGCGCCGACGCGCTCGACCTGCTCGCCTCGCTGGTCTCCGGCCGCTGGTCGGCTCCCTCGCAGCTGCTCGACGGCGTCGAGCGGCTGGGCATCGAGGCGCTCCTCGCGAGCGCCGACAAGGCCGGCGAGCTGGGCGAGGTCGAGGACGAGCTGTTCCGCTTCGGGCAGGTCGTCTCGGGCTCCCCGGAGCTGTCCAACGCGCTCTCCGACCCGATGGCCCCGGCGGCGCAGCGGGCCACCCTGGTCGACCAGCTGCTCGCCGACAAGGCCCGGCCGATCACCGGCTACCTCGTCGGGGCCGCGCTCGGCGGTTTCG
It encodes the following:
- a CDS encoding F0F1 ATP synthase subunit B: MYFLAAEGGETTHNPIIPLWQEVVVGGIAFIVLCFVLMKFVFPRMEQTFQARVDAIEGGIKRAEAAQAEANQLLEQYRAQLAEARTDAAKIRDDARADAEGIRQDILAKAREESDRIIAAGKEQLAAERATIVRELRTEVGTIAVDLASRIVGESLADEARRKGTVDRFLSGLESTGAR
- a CDS encoding F0F1 ATP synthase subunit delta, encoding MQAASRESYKVAADRLDAYARGAEPSAVASTADDILSVAALLRREPRLRRALSDPARSGSDRAGLLGEMLRGKISADALDLLASLVSGRWSAPSQLLDGVERLGIEALLASADKAGELGEVEDELFRFGQVVSGSPELSNALSDPMAPAAQRATLVDQLLADKARPITGYLVGAALGGFGGRSFTGALTRLVELAADRRDRQVAYVTVAAPLSDEEERRLGARLSEMYGREVSVKQTVNPDVLGGVSVRVGSDLYDGTVLRRLNETRNALAKR